A window of Campylobacter cuniculorum DSM 23162 = LMG 24588 contains these coding sequences:
- a CDS encoding tetratricopeptide repeat protein has protein sequence MKRILFLIALSFLKLFGFELNLNTGREDNQPFAILHIANDQNFTCRSVFVDTKTHFECEIPGVVDNELKDQSFSFFDLKFIKEELKIKVLILPKMQAKMFDSSQNIYIDKEISPSNSPQSTKFTFIFAPELFGVNHYDGLDFDVDFPHESLPYVGALDLNSNPVIIPQSADINTYLRIKQEYEDGNFPQVITDAQNAINRYRNSIFMSEFILYKLRAQSQIYAQNSDVRDQEILENMIEDIKNWTRTFTSDKNYPEVLYIMLKTYIALSQRADVDYTMSLINNQQLNEHFTSLSRLDYADYIYNLGERERAIGIYENIYFNTKDLNLAARATMSLAKDLLLNSNPNRAIQYINTILKANKSYFGKDISRSLELAKLFYQNKIFDTSAEIYENTFKNMPKIDDRYEEALKDFALALAQTSRSNEAKKYLDLYMDEFLDGKYLEEIRKANDEVFFNLNDNNATFLHQRYKELMKQYANEDENIAHRALDEDIKLYYKEGNFSAILDYQQQIEDSKLPDTRRFLEDSAIKALNDELKADNCIKAVEIFTRFNAYNLGQKIENKKQMLSCLQRTSKMEQALAYANENFDEDKIFYGLQKASILLDNKQYQQTINLAQDIINLRVLKSDEELFKAYYLQFLALLRLNDYNQAIKILKILETFPMSFNMVEAYDALLGFASDHNMQTTILNYAPKAIDYQNFRGINLFSPQLEFMYLQALQNVNENDKALNILKDLLKLKLSAEDRARALFIQSSVYEALQNTALQKESLKECLDINATSSWQDLCRQKNQILGE, from the coding sequence ATGAAACGAATTTTATTTTTGATTGCTTTGAGTTTTTTAAAACTTTTTGGTTTTGAGCTTAATTTAAATACGGGTCGTGAAGATAATCAACCCTTTGCCATCTTGCATATTGCAAATGACCAAAATTTCACTTGTCGAAGTGTTTTTGTTGATACTAAAACACATTTTGAATGTGAAATTCCCGGCGTTGTGGATAATGAATTAAAAGACCAAAGTTTTTCTTTTTTTGACCTAAAATTTATCAAAGAAGAATTAAAAATTAAGGTTTTAATCTTACCAAAAATGCAAGCAAAAATGTTTGATTCATCACAAAATATTTATATCGATAAAGAAATCAGCCCTTCAAATTCACCTCAATCTACAAAATTTACCTTTATCTTTGCTCCTGAACTCTTTGGTGTAAATCATTATGATGGACTTGATTTTGATGTGGATTTTCCGCATGAAAGTTTGCCTTATGTGGGAGCACTTGATTTAAATTCAAATCCCGTCATCATTCCTCAAAGTGCAGATATTAATACCTATCTTCGTATCAAACAAGAATACGAAGATGGAAATTTTCCCCAAGTCATAACCGATGCACAAAATGCTATCAATCGTTATAGAAATAGTATTTTTATGAGTGAATTTATACTCTATAAATTAAGGGCACAGAGTCAAATTTATGCTCAAAATTCTGATGTAAGAGATCAAGAAATTTTGGAAAATATGATAGAAGATATTAAGAATTGGACCAGGACCTTTACAAGCGATAAAAATTATCCCGAAGTTTTGTATATTATGTTAAAAACTTATATTGCACTTTCTCAAAGAGCTGATGTGGATTATACAATGTCCTTGATTAATAATCAACAATTAAACGAACATTTTACAAGTCTTTCACGTTTGGATTATGCGGATTATATTTATAATTTAGGTGAAAGAGAAAGAGCTATTGGAATCTATGAAAATATTTATTTTAATACCAAAGATTTAAATCTTGCCGCAAGGGCTACTATGTCTTTGGCTAAAGATTTGCTTTTAAATTCAAATCCTAACAGAGCCATTCAATACATTAACACCATTCTTAAAGCAAATAAATCTTATTTTGGTAAGGATATTAGCAGGTCTTTAGAACTTGCAAAGCTTTTTTATCAAAATAAAATTTTTGATACAAGTGCTGAAATTTACGAAAACACCTTTAAAAATATGCCAAAGATTGATGATCGCTATGAAGAAGCTTTGAAGGATTTTGCTTTAGCTTTGGCTCAAACTTCAAGATCAAATGAAGCTAAAAAATATCTTGATTTGTATATGGATGAATTTTTAGATGGAAAGTATTTAGAAGAGATAAGAAAAGCAAATGATGAAGTATTTTTTAATCTCAATGATAATAACGCAACTTTTTTACATCAACGCTACAAAGAACTGATGAAACAATATGCTAATGAGGATGAAAATATTGCTCATAGGGCTTTAGATGAGGACATTAAACTCTATTATAAAGAAGGAAATTTTTCAGCTATTTTAGACTATCAACAACAAATTGAAGATTCTAAACTCCCCGATACAAGGCGTTTCTTAGAAGACTCTGCGATTAAAGCCTTAAATGATGAGTTAAAAGCGGATAATTGCATTAAGGCTGTAGAAATTTTTACACGTTTTAATGCCTATAATTTAGGACAAAAGATTGAGAATAAAAAACAAATGCTCTCTTGCTTACAAAGAACTTCTAAGATGGAACAAGCCTTAGCTTATGCGAATGAAAATTTCGATGAAGATAAGATTTTTTATGGTTTGCAAAAGGCTTCAATACTCCTTGATAATAAGCAGTATCAACAGACAATCAATCTTGCTCAAGATATTATCAATTTAAGAGTTTTAAAAAGCGATGAGGAGCTTTTTAAGGCGTATTATTTGCAATTTTTAGCCCTTTTGCGTTTAAATGATTATAATCAAGCCATTAAAATTTTAAAAATTTTAGAAACCTTTCCTATGAGTTTTAATATGGTTGAAGCCTATGATGCTTTGCTTGGTTTTGCCTCTGATCATAATATGCAAACTACAATTTTAAACTATGCTCCAAAGGCTATTGATTATCAAAATTTCAGAGGAATTAACCTTTTTAGCCCTCAATTAGAATTCATGTATTTGCAAGCCTTGCAAAATGTCAATGAAAATGATAAAGCTTTAAATATTTTAAAAGACCTTTTAAAGCTTAAACTTTCTGCAGAGGATAGAGCCAGAGCCTTATTCATACAAAGTTCAGTGTATGAAGCTTTACAAAATACTGCCTTGCAAAAAGAAAGCCTTAAGGAATGTCTTGATATTAATGCGACTTCAAGTTGGCAGGATTTATGCCGCCAAAAGAATCAAATTTTAGGAGAATGA